The following are encoded together in the Xanthomonas sacchari genome:
- a CDS encoding IS110 family transposase encodes MSPVIGIDVAKRSFDVAIDLTNGKHRTKAKLSNDAKGFQALQAWLQTHAQPDSWIAMEATGTYHQALAEFLHARGYRVCVLNPAQTAAYARSQLSRVKTDRSDAKLIASYALRHREQLRRWHPDPPALKQLKALVRRRQDLQQMLQMERNRLEVAPAQVKDSIQVHLADLQHHIAQIEQAIDDHIDQDPTLRGQRELLVSIQGIADTSAALMLAELGDVRRFADASAVTAFAGLNPCLQESGERKGHVCISRTGSPRLRAGLFMPALVAMTHNPIIRTLKQRLSERGKAGKQIVCAAMRKLLHLAYGVLKSGTAFDPKRGLAC; translated from the coding sequence ATGTCTCCCGTCATCGGCATCGACGTCGCCAAACGCAGTTTCGATGTGGCCATCGATCTGACCAATGGCAAGCACCGTACCAAGGCCAAGTTGTCCAACGATGCCAAGGGCTTCCAGGCCCTGCAGGCATGGCTGCAGACGCATGCGCAGCCCGATAGCTGGATCGCCATGGAGGCCACCGGCACCTACCACCAGGCGCTGGCCGAGTTCCTCCACGCACGCGGCTATCGGGTGTGCGTGCTCAACCCGGCGCAGACGGCCGCGTACGCACGCAGCCAGCTCAGCCGGGTCAAGACCGATCGCAGCGATGCCAAGCTGATCGCCAGCTATGCCCTGCGTCACCGCGAGCAGTTGCGCCGTTGGCACCCTGATCCGCCGGCGCTCAAGCAGCTCAAAGCGCTGGTGCGCCGGCGCCAGGACCTGCAACAGATGCTGCAGATGGAGCGCAACCGGCTGGAGGTCGCTCCGGCCCAGGTAAAGGACTCGATCCAGGTCCATCTGGCCGATCTGCAACACCACATCGCCCAGATCGAGCAGGCCATCGATGACCATATCGACCAGGATCCGACCTTGCGTGGGCAGCGCGAGCTGCTGGTGAGCATCCAGGGGATTGCCGACACCAGCGCGGCCTTGATGCTGGCCGAGCTTGGCGATGTGAGGCGCTTCGCCGATGCCTCGGCGGTGACCGCCTTCGCGGGCCTGAATCCGTGCCTGCAGGAGTCGGGCGAGCGCAAAGGCCACGTCTGCATCTCGCGCACCGGCTCGCCCCGTCTGCGCGCGGGCCTGTTCATGCCGGCCCTGGTGGCCATGACCCACAACCCGATCATCCGGACGCTGAAACAGCGGCTGAGCGAACGCGGCAAAGCCGGCAAGCAGATCGTGTGCGCCGCCATGCGCAAGCTCCTGCACCTGGCCTACGGGGTTC